Proteins from a single region of Anastrepha ludens isolate Willacy chromosome 5, idAnaLude1.1, whole genome shotgun sequence:
- the LOC128864720 gene encoding uncharacterized protein LOC128864720: MTGRGKGGKGLGKGGAKRHRKVLRDNIQGITKPAIRRLARRGGVKRISGLIYEETRGVLKVFLENVIRDAVTYTEHAKRKTVTAMDVVYALKRQGRTLYGFGGTCANSKYQKMTGRGKGGKGLGKGGAKRHRKVLRDNIQGITKPAIRRLARRGGVKRISGLIYEETRGVLKVFLENVIRDAVTYTEHAKRKTVTAMDVVYALKRQGRTLYGFGG, translated from the exons atgactggtcgcggcaaaggtggtaaaggtttgggaaaaggtggtgccaaacgtcatcgcaaagttttacgtgataacatccaaggtatcactaaaccagctattcgacgtttagctcgtcgtggtggtgtaaaacgtatatctggtttgatatatgaagaaactcgtggtgttttaaaagtatttttggagaatgttatccgtgatgcagttacctatactgaacatgccaaaaggaaaacagttacagctatggatgttgtgtacgctttaaagagacaaggccgtactttatacggtttcggcggt acttgtgcaaatagtaaatatcaaaaaatgactggtcgcggcaaaggtggtaaaggtttgggaaaaggtggtgccaaacgtcatcgcaaagttttacgtgataacatccaaggtatcactaaaccagctattcgacgtttagctcgtcgtggtggtgtaaaacgtatatctggtttgatatatgaagaaactcgtggtgttttaaaagtatttttggagaatgttatccgtgatgcagttacctatactgaacatgccaaaaggaaaacagttacagctatggatgttgtgtacgctttaaagagacaaggccgtactttatacggtttcggcggttaa
- the LOC128863689 gene encoding histone H2A: MSGRGKGGKVKGKAKSRSNRAGLQFPVGRIHRLLRKGNYAERVGAGAPVYLAAVMEYLAAEVLELAGNAARDNKKTRIIPRHLQLAIRNDEELNKLLSGVTIAQGGVLPNIQAVLLPKKTEKKA; encoded by the coding sequence atgtcaggccgtggtaaaggtggtaaagttaagggaaaggcaaagtcccgttcaaatcgtgctggtcttcaatttccagttggtcgtattcatcgtttgttgcgcaaaggcaattatgctgagcgtgttggtgccggtgctccagtttatctagctgcagttatggaatatttagcagctgaagttcttgaattggctggtaatgctgctcgtgataacaaaaagacaagaatcatcccacgtcatttacaattggccatccgcaacgatgaagaattgaataaattgttgtccggtgtaactattgctcaaggtggtgttttgcctaatattcaagctgtacttttgccaaagaagaccgaaaagaaagcataa